GCTCGCAAAACGGGGGCGGGGTGGGGGGTtacacccctccccccccaGGATCCGCCCTTGGGAAAGGAGAAGGACTAACAGTTGCAGGTATGAGCTACATGACTTACCAACAACTTTTCTGGATGTTACCACAATGTGTTGTCCGATTTTGGAATCGTCAACTTGGAAATGCTCAGCGGCACTGATATTAATTAGCTGTCTATCAAGATGAGCCTGGTGTTGGTACTCTCTATCTACGGGATGTCGAAAATGTCTAACTGAATTCCgcgattttttgtttacaaattaataagCTGAAAATAACTCAGGTGAACTCTACTGAAAATCGAGCAatcgagaaaaaaaaaccaaaccaacTTTATTTGTAATTTACACACTAAACATTAATATCTCAAGAAAAAACTTCAGAATTTTCAAGGACTTTAATtctaaataattgaaatttataaaattccatgtagcaattatttatttatttattttaaatcggATTATCATCtgaaaagggggtgggggttacGATTGGGTGTGGGGTGTGGAAACTGTTACCACGCTCCTAAACGAAACTTTTCTGAGCGACATACCTAATGCATTAATTCTATCCGGATAAAACCGAAAACGGACTTTGTGGAGAAAATGCACGTGTATGTTTTAAAGTATATTTCTCCGCATTGTTGTCGCTTAACATCGAAAATTAGGTgcgttttattttcaaatgtattgtTTTATCGAAATAGATtgaatatttgatgattaaGAATTTGTAAGTGAAGAACAGAAATTCAATATAGAGATAATTCGAACTGAATTATCTCTACCTTATGCAATTGATACCGAATTTGCTGCACACTAACACAGGCCTAGAGAGAGCATGCTTTATAAAATTCCGTGACGTATATTTGCTGTAGTATTTGTTAATTCGATTCCAATAGTCCAAGTTTTCTCTGATGCTTCATAGAATTATGAGGTTAATCAGTGTTGATTGTCTTCACCATTTTTATTCTTCATGAGTCTGATGAGATATACCTGGAGAAACTGTGACATAGTGGTTAAGTAAATGATAAGCTGATCTGTATTGAGTTTCATACCTGCCAATAACTACATTGGTGTTAAAGAAAAAATCCCTCTCCGCctatgaattttacaaaaaagcCCCCCCTCCACCCTATGAATTTTTCACAGGGTATATTAGCTGCAAGTATTGTGACAATTGTTTTAATGGTAAGGGGACAAAACCTAAAAATTTGGTAGGGCAATCTTATTAAATTCTATTAAAGCTCAAATTTTATGAGTAGATACTTTACGTCTTGCTACCTTCCTTATATACTACTATCATCAATATATTTCCAATTTATAGCCTTTTGTAACAGGAAATGCGACAGACCAGACAGAGATTAAAACTTAGACCCCcacgtaaatataaatctcacatttaagtgttacaatattgtctgaagcatattgagttaaatttcattttaataacattaatgaaatatcagggtttgacatttactttttttagcactagaccagtcgggctacttcaaatgatttttgctagacctgaccttacatccacttgccccgaccaactttccagaaactgatagtttctccatatttaaatgtacttaattcaaatgacaaatattaagtttgcatgaactaaaacgtacttaattgtctcaaaatagagctttagtctcgtcattcaatttaacgctttcattttcaaacacattttctgtttctttaaattctacccaaCATGGAAATTCTCTAgtcaatttaaaataaaatggccTCAACCGTTTTTTAAATCGTCTTGCTtggtttcttcccaaccttttacttttttagctcacctgagctaaaagctcaagtgagcttttctgatcacccgtattccggcgtccatccgtctgtccgtccgtctgtaaacttttaacatttttaacttcttctcaaaaaccactgggccaatttcaaccaaagttggcacaaagtaTCATTAGGtgaagggaattctaaattgttaaaataaagggccaggccaccttccaaggggagataatcaagaaaagggtagggtcattaaaaaaatcttctcaagaaccactgggctagaaaagatgaaatttatagataagctttattaggtagtgcagattctaaattgttaaaatcatggcccccgggggtcagatggggccacaataggggatcaaagttttacatacaaatatataggaaaaatctttaaaaatcttcttctcaagaaccactgagccagaaaagctgagatttatatgagagcttcctgatatagtgcagattctaaattgttaaaagcatggcccccggggggccggatggggccacaataagggatcaaagttttacatacaaatatataggaaaaatcttcttctcaagaaccactaagccagaaaagctgatatttacatgaaagctttctgacatagtgcagattcaagtttgttcaaatcatggcccctgggggttggatggggctacaaggggggatcaaagtttattacatacaaatatatagggacattctttaagaatcttcttctcaagaaccactgagccagaaaagctgatattcacatgaacagcttcctaacatagagcagagttaagtttgttcaaatcatggccccctgttgtaggatggggccacaataggggatcaaagttttacatacaaatatataggaaaaatcatcaaatatcttcttctcgtgaaccattgggccaaagaagttcatatttacatgaaagctttctgacatagtgtagattcaagtttacaaaaactatggcctccaggggtaggttggggccataataaggactacggttttacatgcaaatatatatagaaagtcttctgatatggaccaaggtgactcaggtgagcgatgtggcccatgggcctcttgtttctcttgggacatctttccttgaggacgagaagtcgtatttgaatatagagacattcccgcacatatgtcaacaccgaaaaatggctgtttacgattaatttgataaacactttcttatctttgattcaaataaactgggtttttaaaaaaaatgaaaatgaattcatctaaaacataactttacacacattaaaatcgagtagatgtcgtaaaacatcacttccaaccgcgacttatttattagaactaaaaatagagattgtgtcatcatgcggtttaaattgctcgcaaactctacagttattcttttttagttaagaataaaatatcttatggtttaaagtaaagtttcttgtttattttttcaacacgaccagtcggactagtaaatcaacattttacccgaccggacctatcatttagtagactcagtcagtcggacgtgccttagtgtcaaaccttgaatatgtttaattatttctggaaaactctgttggactggtacaTTTTTcagcggactggttgaaatcaTACCCCATCAGTCtgactggactggtgacataaaaagttggCTTCAAGCCCTGCCTATTGAGGAAATACACATACTATCTGATGATGACTaataatacatttattagaCGTATACAACAAAGCAAACCACTGAGGCAGTTAAACAGGCATTAATGAAACAGAAAACTTGTGACATCATAATAGAATGgcatctcccccccccccccccccaaacagaGGGGTTGATATGGATATATGGTGTTTTTATGGTTTCTAGTTCACTGTTTCAGCAAACATTAACACCAAGTTTATATTCTTGTATATCCATTTTAGGTTGTTTTGTAATGGAAGAGTTGCAGAGATATGGCCAAATTATGCCAAACAGTTTCCTTTAAATGTGAAAACTGGCTGTTATATTCCATGCAGACTCCTAACCTTTTTAAGTGATGATCGCAAGAGGGAAGCAATCAAAGAAGAGGGATTTATTACAGGCAACCTGAAGATGCAGAAAGATATACACAAACGAAAGCTTAGTGACAAGGATATTGCCAAAATCAAATCCAGATTTCGGCTTCAAAGTTTGTATTCTGCCACGGAAACCCCTGAACATCTAGTTGTGAAAGGCTTCTCATTGTTGGATGTGCAGAACTCTCTCCTATATTTAGATAAATTTCTGTCAAGACGGAACACTGATCAACATCTCCCAAGGCAGACTAAAGAGAAGGCCAGTGTGCCGGCTGAATGTGTATTGAACTTGTCCATGGATGAAAGTTCAAAACATGCTGTCTTATTCTTATATGGATTTCGTGCTATAATGAAAAAGCATTTggaaaagacaacaaaatgtAAATTACATATGAATATATCCCCTCCTTATTCCATCATTGTCAAAGGAAATGCAAGCAATGTAGAGACAACTACTGAAAAGCTAGATGTGTTTATTGAAGGGGTCCTGAAACAACATGGGATGCATGAAGTGGTACCCatatcaaatttacatgatGGACAACATTTGTATGGTTTGGAAGACTTCCTCTGCAATCACCCTTTATTCAAGGTTCATAATCAACTCGCACAACTTGGAAAGGACCCCAGTTTTTTCATGATACCACACTTTGCACAACCATTTGGAGTAACAGTTTTTGCCAATAGTTCTACAGGATTATCTGAAGCCAAAGAGAAGGTGGAGGAGGCTTTTCTTCATCAAAGGGAAAAgtgttatgaaaatatgattctGAAGGAAGACAGTTTTTCTGCCTTACAAAGAGAACAAAATTCACTCTTATCTCCCTTTTCAGCAAATCTTagcaagaaaacaaaatgttcctTTGTATTGATAGGAGAAGGGACAAACATCGACAGGAGAAAGCCTGCACAAGCTGTTGTTTTTGGACCAACAAAGACTGATGTTGACCATGGTCTGAAGCATATAGAAGCATTCATAAACCATAAAGGCAAACTATTTTTTCCTTCAAAAGCCAAGACAGTCAGCGTTTTAAAGTTTAGCTATGATAAAAAGGCTATTCAAAGTCTATTGGAATCAGATGGGGAAATTCTATACAAGTTGGAAAAAGAGACAGACTGtaatatacatttaaaattggGCAAGAAAGAAGGATCCTTCCATATTGTTCTAACTGGAGAACATGAAAGTCATGTGATGGAGGCAGAGGTAGTTGTAAGGAAATTCTTCAAAGAACACAATAAGAAATTTATTGTGATGAAGTCGGTCAAACTCCCCAGTGTCGATGGAGAAGAAgagaatattttgtttgatttctttttagGGCGTGATAAAGCAAGTCATCGGAAGAAACTGGAGAATGATTATAAATGTGCGTTGATATTTGATGTGCAAAATTCCTCGCTCAATGTGTATGTCGAAACTGAAGAGCAATTGAAGGAGACTCTTACGGAGGTGGAGAAGGTCATTCAGAAGGGAGTTGAAAAATTTGCGAGACTGAAATTCAGGAGTAAGTTTAATCTCCCAGAAGACTTAGATGGGCTTTTTGTCAAAAAGATCTGTTCAGGTGTTGGCAGTTTACAAGGTGCTCTAGAACAAGAAACAGAATGTTCTCTGCTCATCAGGGGAGTGAATGGGAAAGTGGGTTTTGCAGATAGAAATTCCCCATTCTATATTTTAGTTTGTGCAGAAACTCAGGAAATTTTGAGAAAAGGACTGGAGAAAATCAAAGAAACCATAGAAAGAGAAAGTGCTATTTATagaatggaattttttttttcaaaaccacaTCAAGCAGATCTAACGAGACAAGCATGGACTGAAATAAGAAACAATGCTACAAAGTGAAGTTCCAATAATAACTGCTTTTTTGaaaggtagttccaccctcgTGTGACTTCTGACAGaggattttgaaaaagttttatTTGTAATGATTAAAATTTGTGCATGGTAAacatatctttcagaggaattttattaaTTGGGTATAATAacaaatctggtaaactatatggttatgaaaatatttatattttctataaacatgataaataatcaattatctttttaaaaaaatactgttgtcaagggcagtaactcctatgctggtattttctctattatacaatgatttccacaaaacaaaaacacaccCACTTTAATGTAGAAGTTTGTAGCTGTTGAGGATTGTACTTGTTTGttggtgacaatggaatataaaattcatattacATTTCTGTATGTAtaatcatatcatatttgatattcttaatcacaaacacaaaaagtatatttaaatgaaaggtcatgCACCCTCATGTATTTCTAAAGGAAAATGATTCAAAATAAACCAGTATTactttacagtaaaacatgcttataaagAACAGGAATATGCCCAAATTACTCTTAATGTGAAGTGATACTTTTTCCCCTTTGAgaagaaaatgacaaaaaaaatgtattggATTTAATGggagtttggttataatgaactgtatCTTGCTGGCCTTGGGGGTTCATTATAACCATATTTTACTGTTTAATGAAGTTTGgctataatgaactgttttttacTGGCCTTgaaggttcactataactgtgttttactgtacaatgaAGTTTGgctataatgaactgttttttacTGGCCTTgaaggttcactataactgtgttttactgtataatgaagtttggttataatgaactgttttttacTGGCCTTgggtgttcactataactgttttactgtacaatgaAGTTTGgctataatgaactgttttttacTGGCCTTgaaggttcactataactgtgttttactgtataatgaagtttggttataatgaactgttttttacTGGCCTTGGGTGTTCactataaatgtgttttactgtataatgaagtttggttataatgaactgtttctTTACTGGTCTtagaggttcactataaccgtgttttactgtataatgaagtttggtagACCACATCTTTGAAATATGGGATACGAAACATAACCAAATTACTTAAACAGTGGTTAATCAGCCATTTTACACACatatactctgaagttgatattaaaatgatgctggagtttctcattgaaaatatctatgTTGCCTGTGGGGTTCAGGGTTGGaagaggtcctcagtaccccttgtcgtaagaggtaactaaatggggcggtcccttcggatgagaccgaaaaaactgaggccctgtatcacagcagg
This genomic window from Ostrea edulis chromosome 4, xbOstEdul1.1, whole genome shotgun sequence contains:
- the LOC125670137 gene encoding uncharacterized protein LOC125670137 isoform X2; amino-acid sequence: MHVLFCNGRVAEIWPNYAKQFPLNVKTGCYIPCRLLTFLSDDRKREAIKEEGFITGNLKMQKDIHKRKLSDKDIAKIKSRFRLQSLYSATETPEHLVVKGFSLLDVQNSLLYLDKFLSRRNTDQHLPRQTKEKASVPAECVLNLSMDESSKHAVLFLYGFRAIMKKHLEKTTKCKLHMNISPPYSIIVKGNASNVETTTEKLDVFIEGVLKQHGMHEVVPISNLHDGQHLYGLEDFLCNHPLFKVHNQLAQLGKDPSFFMIPHFAQPFGVTVFANSSTGLSEAKEKVEEAFLHQREKCYENMILKEDSFSALQREQNSLLSPFSANLSKKTKCSFVLIGEGTNIDRRKPAQAVVFGPTKTDVDHGLKHIEAFINHKGKLFFPSKAKTVSVLKFSYDKKAIQSLLESDGEILYKLEKETDCNIHLKLGKKEGSFHIVLTGEHESHVMEAEVVVRKFFKEHNKKFIVMKSVKLPSVDGEEENILFDFFLGRDKASHRKKLENDYKCALIFDVQNSSLNVYVETEEQLKETLTEVEKVIQKGVEKFARLKFRSKFNLPEDLDGLFVKKICSGVGSLQGALEQETECSLLIRGVNGKVGFADRNSPFYILVCAETQEILRKGLEKIKETIERESAIYRMEFFFSKPHQADLTRQAWTEIRNNATK
- the LOC125670137 gene encoding uncharacterized protein LOC125670137 isoform X1; the encoded protein is MHVYVLKYISPHCCRLTSKIRLFCNGRVAEIWPNYAKQFPLNVKTGCYIPCRLLTFLSDDRKREAIKEEGFITGNLKMQKDIHKRKLSDKDIAKIKSRFRLQSLYSATETPEHLVVKGFSLLDVQNSLLYLDKFLSRRNTDQHLPRQTKEKASVPAECVLNLSMDESSKHAVLFLYGFRAIMKKHLEKTTKCKLHMNISPPYSIIVKGNASNVETTTEKLDVFIEGVLKQHGMHEVVPISNLHDGQHLYGLEDFLCNHPLFKVHNQLAQLGKDPSFFMIPHFAQPFGVTVFANSSTGLSEAKEKVEEAFLHQREKCYENMILKEDSFSALQREQNSLLSPFSANLSKKTKCSFVLIGEGTNIDRRKPAQAVVFGPTKTDVDHGLKHIEAFINHKGKLFFPSKAKTVSVLKFSYDKKAIQSLLESDGEILYKLEKETDCNIHLKLGKKEGSFHIVLTGEHESHVMEAEVVVRKFFKEHNKKFIVMKSVKLPSVDGEEENILFDFFLGRDKASHRKKLENDYKCALIFDVQNSSLNVYVETEEQLKETLTEVEKVIQKGVEKFARLKFRSKFNLPEDLDGLFVKKICSGVGSLQGALEQETECSLLIRGVNGKVGFADRNSPFYILVCAETQEILRKGLEKIKETIERESAIYRMEFFFSKPHQADLTRQAWTEIRNNATK
- the LOC125670137 gene encoding uncharacterized protein LOC125670137 isoform X3; the encoded protein is MQKDIHKRKLSDKDIAKIKSRFRLQSLYSATETPEHLVVKGFSLLDVQNSLLYLDKFLSRRNTDQHLPRQTKEKASVPAECVLNLSMDESSKHAVLFLYGFRAIMKKHLEKTTKCKLHMNISPPYSIIVKGNASNVETTTEKLDVFIEGVLKQHGMHEVVPISNLHDGQHLYGLEDFLCNHPLFKVHNQLAQLGKDPSFFMIPHFAQPFGVTVFANSSTGLSEAKEKVEEAFLHQREKCYENMILKEDSFSALQREQNSLLSPFSANLSKKTKCSFVLIGEGTNIDRRKPAQAVVFGPTKTDVDHGLKHIEAFINHKGKLFFPSKAKTVSVLKFSYDKKAIQSLLESDGEILYKLEKETDCNIHLKLGKKEGSFHIVLTGEHESHVMEAEVVVRKFFKEHNKKFIVMKSVKLPSVDGEEENILFDFFLGRDKASHRKKLENDYKCALIFDVQNSSLNVYVETEEQLKETLTEVEKVIQKGVEKFARLKFRSKFNLPEDLDGLFVKKICSGVGSLQGALEQETECSLLIRGVNGKVGFADRNSPFYILVCAETQEILRKGLEKIKETIERESAIYRMEFFFSKPHQADLTRQAWTEIRNNATK